A genomic segment from Acidobacteriota bacterium encodes:
- a CDS encoding glycosyltransferase family 4 protein, which translates to MTERTGSRRRVHQILATLGYGDAIGNEVLGIRRALLRAGFDSEIIVETADPRLEHLTVDYRDMVNELAEDDLLVHHFSLGSRASRTAFAVPSRMLLVYHNITPPEYFLGVHDQLVRQCYHGRRELLPYRSRCELALGDSEFNRQELEALGFPRTAVLPVVPDFTHLSVPADQRILDAYDDAWTNLLFVGRLIPNKRPDNLIRIFHAYKTLYNPRSRLILAGSYGGFEQYLAQLHGLIARLGVADVEIVGQVSNEELTAYYDVADVFLCASEHEGFCVPLIEAFHKRVPVVALASTAVPATMDGGGILYDAPDPRRVAAIVHEVVASADVEDDVLARQDAALARLLARDFSGLVVRFVEDALSEPRRTSRPLVAPGFWDQFTLANTLEEIRQTRPAAFRALPLPPDERGAIADLGHRA; encoded by the coding sequence ATGACGGAACGGACCGGCAGCAGGCGGCGCGTTCACCAGATCCTCGCCACGCTCGGCTACGGCGATGCGATCGGCAACGAAGTCCTCGGCATCCGCCGCGCCCTTCTGCGCGCGGGCTTCGATTCGGAGATCATCGTCGAGACTGCCGATCCGCGGCTGGAGCACCTCACGGTGGACTACCGCGACATGGTGAACGAGCTCGCGGAAGACGATCTGCTCGTCCACCATTTCTCGCTTGGATCCCGCGCGTCGCGCACGGCCTTCGCGGTCCCGAGCCGGATGCTGCTCGTGTACCACAACATCACACCGCCCGAGTACTTCCTCGGCGTGCACGATCAACTCGTCCGGCAGTGCTACCACGGCCGCCGCGAACTGCTGCCCTACCGGTCACGGTGCGAGCTGGCGCTGGGAGACTCCGAGTTCAACCGGCAGGAGCTGGAAGCGCTCGGCTTCCCGCGCACTGCCGTCCTGCCCGTGGTCCCCGACTTCACGCATCTGTCGGTGCCAGCCGACCAGCGCATCCTCGACGCGTATGACGATGCCTGGACGAATCTCTTGTTCGTGGGCCGACTGATTCCGAACAAGCGGCCGGACAACCTCATTCGAATCTTCCATGCCTACAAGACGCTGTACAACCCGCGCTCGCGTCTGATCCTGGCGGGCTCGTACGGCGGCTTCGAGCAGTACCTCGCGCAACTGCACGGGCTCATCGCCCGCCTGGGCGTCGCCGACGTGGAGATCGTGGGCCAGGTGTCCAACGAGGAGCTGACGGCGTACTACGACGTCGCCGACGTGTTCCTCTGCGCGAGCGAGCACGAGGGCTTCTGCGTCCCGCTCATCGAGGCCTTCCACAAGCGCGTGCCGGTCGTCGCGCTGGCCTCGACGGCCGTGCCGGCCACGATGGACGGCGGCGGCATCCTGTACGACGCGCCGGACCCGCGACGCGTCGCCGCGATCGTGCACGAGGTCGTGGCGTCCGCCGACGTGGAGGACGACGTCCTGGCGCGGCAGGACGCCGCGCTGGCTCGTCTGCTGGCCCGCGACTTCTCCGGCCTCGTCGTGCGCTTCGTCGAGGACGCGCTCTCGGAACCGCGCCGGACGTCTCGGCCTCTGGTCGCACCTGGATTCTGGGACCAGTTCACGCTGGCGAACACGCTCGAAGAGATCCGGCAGACGAGGCCGGCGGCGTTCCGCGCCTTGCCGCTTCCGCCCGACGAGCGCGGCGCCATCGCGGACCTGGGACATCGCGCGTGA
- a CDS encoding glycosyltransferase — protein MKLAVVVQRYGADINGGAELHARYIAERMARHADVDVFTTCARDYVTWANELPAGTETINGIRVRRFEVSRPRDPHDFGRRSTRVFERVHSVADELKWLDSEGPKSEALVHAVAAAAETFDFFLFFSYRYYHAFHGARAAAGRAVLVPTAERDPAIGLAIFPPVFRGVRAIMFNSFEERAMIQHVSGREGPGVVVGVGSEIPDRTQPSRFRKRFDVRRPYALYIGRIDENKGCAELFSYFERYAAGARHGLDLVLIGSSVLPVPSHPRIRHLGFLPDEDKFDALAGADLLIMPSQFESLSMVALEAWGLGRPVLANGRCDVLRGQVIRSNGGLYYENFEEFAEALYLLEGTGPLGAVLGRSGRDYFRRHYTWPVIERKYLDMFARLTREPAPAMEPLPGWLARRRRLVRPADEVLAEIPAGPVLA, from the coding sequence GTGAAGCTGGCGGTCGTCGTCCAGCGCTACGGCGCGGACATCAACGGCGGCGCGGAGCTGCACGCCCGCTACATCGCCGAACGCATGGCGCGCCACGCCGACGTGGACGTGTTCACCACGTGCGCGCGCGACTACGTCACGTGGGCCAACGAGCTGCCGGCCGGCACCGAGACGATCAACGGCATCCGGGTACGCCGGTTCGAAGTCAGCCGTCCGCGTGATCCCCACGACTTCGGCCGGCGATCGACTCGAGTCTTCGAACGCGTCCACTCGGTCGCCGACGAGCTGAAATGGCTCGACAGCGAGGGGCCGAAGAGCGAAGCGCTCGTACACGCGGTCGCGGCCGCCGCGGAGACGTTCGACTTCTTCCTGTTCTTCAGCTACCGCTACTATCACGCGTTCCACGGCGCACGGGCAGCCGCCGGCCGCGCGGTCCTCGTCCCCACGGCCGAACGGGATCCCGCTATCGGGCTCGCGATCTTTCCACCCGTGTTTCGCGGAGTCCGCGCGATCATGTTCAACTCCTTCGAGGAGCGCGCCATGATTCAGCACGTCAGCGGCCGCGAAGGCCCGGGCGTGGTCGTCGGTGTCGGATCGGAGATCCCGGACCGCACACAGCCATCGCGATTCAGGAAGCGGTTCGACGTCCGCCGTCCCTACGCGCTGTACATCGGGCGGATCGACGAGAACAAAGGGTGCGCGGAGCTGTTCTCGTACTTCGAGCGCTACGCGGCCGGCGCACGGCACGGCTTGGACCTCGTGCTCATCGGGTCGAGCGTACTGCCCGTGCCGTCACATCCGCGCATCCGTCATCTGGGCTTCCTTCCGGATGAAGACAAGTTCGATGCGCTCGCCGGCGCGGACCTGCTCATCATGCCGTCGCAGTTCGAGAGCCTGTCCATGGTCGCGCTCGAGGCCTGGGGTCTCGGCAGGCCGGTCCTCGCCAACGGGCGGTGCGACGTGCTGCGCGGTCAGGTGATCCGAAGCAACGGCGGGTTGTACTACGAGAACTTCGAGGAGTTCGCCGAGGCGCTGTATCTGCTGGAGGGAACGGGCCCGCTCGGAGCGGTGCTGGGGCGATCGGGCCGCGACTACTTCCGCCGGCACTACACATGGCCCGTCATCGAGCGCAAGTACCTCGACATGTTCGCGAGGCTCACGCGGGAGCCCGCGCCCGCGATGGAGCCGCTGCCGGGATGGCTGGCCCGCCGGCGGCGCCTCGTGCGCCCCGCAGACGAGGTGCTGGCCGAGATCCCGGCAGGCCCGGTGCTCGCATGA
- a CDS encoding DUF362 domain-containing protein, producing MARSKVALLRTTPATVLEDYHRLLNLADYQQEIARDADTALKVNISWHFFFPGCSTTPWQLEGVIRAMTRDGYDPALIHACHNRTVVIDAHFGERENKQVNVVEAHGLRNVHLYEGNEDWINIRDAVGDLTKKFLCLNEVYPDGFMIPRRFIGENIIHLPTVKTHVFTTTTGAMKNAFGGLLNERRHWTHPVIHETLVDLLMIQKKIHRGVFAVMDGTFAGDGPGPRCMVPYAKNVILASRDQVAIDAVAAKLMGFDPLSIKFIRLAHDLGLGCGDPREIEIVGDAAAAAENWHFAGPFRKMTFASRMQHKIYWGPMKKPIEWSLKTVLAPWAYIASVVYHDSFWYPVKARTMMHDVLASPWGRLFQHWEQVTPDDRGYPRIPGEPAEIKRTGWRALAKSGAILATCIKEAPEFGSRRRHRQTT from the coding sequence ATGGCACGCTCAAAGGTCGCACTGCTTCGCACCACGCCGGCAACGGTTCTCGAGGACTATCACCGGCTGCTCAACCTCGCCGACTACCAGCAGGAGATCGCCCGCGACGCCGATACGGCGCTGAAGGTCAACATCTCCTGGCATTTCTTCTTCCCCGGCTGCTCGACGACGCCGTGGCAGCTCGAAGGCGTCATCCGGGCGATGACGCGGGACGGCTACGACCCGGCGCTGATCCATGCCTGCCACAACCGGACGGTCGTCATCGACGCGCACTTCGGGGAACGCGAGAACAAGCAGGTCAACGTCGTCGAAGCGCACGGCCTCCGGAACGTGCACCTCTACGAGGGGAACGAAGACTGGATCAACATCAGGGACGCCGTCGGCGATCTGACGAAGAAGTTCCTCTGTCTGAACGAGGTCTACCCGGACGGGTTCATGATTCCCCGCCGGTTCATCGGCGAGAACATCATCCACCTGCCGACGGTGAAGACCCACGTCTTCACCACGACCACCGGCGCGATGAAGAACGCGTTCGGCGGGCTGCTCAACGAACGCCGTCACTGGACGCACCCGGTGATCCACGAGACGCTCGTGGACCTGCTGATGATCCAGAAGAAGATCCATCGCGGCGTGTTCGCCGTCATGGACGGCACGTTCGCCGGCGACGGTCCGGGACCGCGGTGCATGGTGCCGTACGCGAAGAACGTCATCCTCGCGAGCCGCGATCAGGTGGCGATCGACGCGGTGGCCGCGAAGCTCATGGGCTTCGATCCGCTGTCGATCAAGTTCATCCGGCTCGCGCACGATCTCGGCCTCGGCTGCGGCGACCCGCGCGAGATCGAGATCGTCGGCGACGCGGCGGCTGCCGCCGAGAACTGGCATTTCGCGGGGCCGTTCCGGAAGATGACCTTCGCCTCGCGAATGCAGCACAAGATCTACTGGGGGCCGATGAAGAAGCCGATCGAGTGGTCGCTGAAGACCGTGCTCGCTCCCTGGGCCTACATCGCCAGCGTGGTCTATCACGACAGCTTCTGGTACCCCGTCAAGGCGCGGACGATGATGCACGACGTGCTGGCGAGCCCGTGGGGGCGGCTCTTCCAGCACTGGGAGCAGGTGACGCCGGATGACCGCGGGTATCCGCGGATTCCCGGCGAGCCTGCCGAAATCAAGCGTACCGGCTGGCGCGCGCTGGCGAAGTCCGGCGCCATTCTGGCGACCTGCATCAAGGAAGCGCCGGAATTCGGGAGCCGCCGCCGCCACCGGCAGACCACCTAG
- a CDS encoding decaprenyl-phosphate phosphoribosyltransferase: MARGTITSARPGNAALAVHLLRSLRPHQWTKNLIVFAGLIFGLADTEHTSTMSDTEAVARAVLAFAVFCVLSGVVYLINDVRDADADRRHPVKSRRPIASGALPERVAVGAAAVLSTAAVATAFLIGRPFGLVAAIYLVLLGLYSATLKHIVILDVLTIAVGFVLRAIGGAVAIDVSFSHWLLLLTLLLALFLALSKRRAELVTLAQDASGHRRILAEYSPYLLDQMISVVTASTLLAYAFYTIDPDTVRKFGTDRLLWTVPFPLYGILRYLYLVHQRSGGGNPSETLLTDRPILGCVALWGAAVILILYGPWR, translated from the coding sequence ATGGCGAGAGGTACCATCACGTCGGCCCGGCCGGGCAACGCCGCCCTGGCCGTGCACCTGCTCCGTTCGCTTCGCCCGCACCAGTGGACGAAGAACCTGATCGTGTTCGCCGGCCTGATCTTCGGGCTGGCGGACACGGAACACACCAGCACGATGAGCGACACCGAGGCGGTGGCTCGCGCGGTGCTGGCGTTCGCCGTCTTCTGTGTGTTGTCCGGCGTCGTCTACCTCATCAACGACGTCCGTGATGCCGATGCCGATCGCCGGCACCCGGTGAAGTCCAGACGGCCGATCGCGTCGGGCGCCCTGCCGGAGCGTGTCGCGGTGGGAGCCGCCGCGGTGCTGTCGACGGCGGCCGTCGCGACGGCGTTTCTCATCGGCCGCCCGTTCGGCCTGGTGGCGGCGATCTACCTCGTGCTGCTCGGCCTGTACTCCGCAACCCTGAAGCACATCGTCATCCTGGACGTGCTCACGATCGCGGTCGGGTTCGTGCTGCGCGCGATTGGCGGCGCCGTGGCGATCGACGTCTCGTTCAGCCACTGGCTGCTCCTGCTGACGCTGCTGCTCGCCCTGTTCCTCGCGCTCAGCAAGCGGCGCGCCGAGCTCGTCACGCTGGCGCAGGACGCCAGCGGCCATCGGCGCATCCTTGCCGAGTACAGCCCGTATCTGCTCGACCAGATGATCAGCGTCGTCACCGCGTCGACGCTCCTCGCCTACGCCTTCTATACAATCGATCCTGACACCGTGCGGAAGTTCGGCACCGATCGGCTGCTGTGGACGGTGCCGTTCCCGCTCTACGGCATCCTCCGGTACCTCTACCTGGTCCATCAGCGGTCGGGCGGAGGCAACCCGTCGGAGACGCTCCTGACCGATCGCCCCATCCTCGGGTGCGTCGCGCTCTGGGGGGCCGCGGTGATCCTGATTCTTTACGGTCCCTGGCGATAG
- a CDS encoding STAS domain-containing protein, giving the protein MQIEERVVDGVTILDLKGKITLGEGDEALKDKINSLVQQDRRRILLNFAQVPYIDSAGLGEVVRTYTTVSRQGGQLKLVNLTKRITDLLSITKLLTVFETFDSEADALKTFS; this is encoded by the coding sequence ATGCAGATCGAGGAACGAGTCGTCGACGGTGTGACGATTCTCGACCTGAAGGGCAAGATCACGCTCGGTGAAGGCGACGAAGCCCTGAAGGACAAGATCAATTCGCTCGTCCAGCAGGACCGCCGCCGGATTCTGCTCAATTTCGCCCAGGTGCCGTACATCGACAGCGCCGGCCTCGGCGAGGTCGTCCGGACCTACACGACCGTGAGCCGTCAGGGTGGCCAGTTGAAGCTGGTGAACCTCACCAAGCGGATCACGGACCTGCTCTCGATCACCAAGCTCCTCACGGTGTTCGAGACCTTCGATTCCGAAGCCGACGCACTCAAGACCTTCTCATAG
- a CDS encoding 30S ribosomal protein S21, whose protein sequence is MAEVKIQEGESIESALRRFKRKVQQEDIIKDIKKHSFYLKPGDKRRAKQALARKRSRKKQRRELE, encoded by the coding sequence GTGGCGGAAGTCAAGATCCAGGAAGGCGAGTCCATCGAGAGTGCCCTCCGGCGCTTCAAGCGCAAGGTTCAGCAGGAGGACATCATCAAGGACATCAAGAAGCACTCGTTCTACCTCAAGCCCGGCGACAAGCGGCGCGCGAAGCAAGCGCTCGCGCGCAAGCGCTCCCGCAAGAAACAGCGGCGAGAGCTGGAGTAG
- the purD gene encoding phosphoribosylamine--glycine ligase, with protein MRVLVLGTGGREHALAWRLRQDREVSEVIAAPGNPGIGEVARLRPVDTSDPAAMLGLAEAEAVDLTVVGPEAILDRGTADLFRAHGRPILGPSRQSAQLECSKAFAKNFMARHGVPTARFRVCDSAGAARATLASGEFGYPVVLKADGLAAGKGVVVAMAREEADAAVDAAMVERQFGDAGALLVIEECLAGPEVSFFVLCDGTRAVPLGTAQDHKRIWDDDRGPNTGGMGAFAPSPLVSPDLAATIQARIVDPVLEGMRREGHPFIGFLYAGLMLTPAGPKVIEFNVRFGDPEAQVILPQLQGPLASTLLAAANGCVQGGTLAPSVDRFVGVVVASGGYPASAESGQPIDGLRRAAAVPDALVFHAGTRQMDGRIVTAGGRVLTVVGRGATFRSAMETAYRAVGEIQFNGMQFRRDIGRKAVAAESEVRA; from the coding sequence GTGAGAGTCCTCGTTCTCGGAACCGGTGGGCGCGAGCATGCATTGGCGTGGCGGCTCCGCCAGGACCGGGAGGTCTCGGAAGTCATCGCTGCGCCTGGGAACCCGGGGATTGGGGAGGTCGCCAGGCTGCGGCCGGTCGATACCTCCGATCCGGCGGCCATGCTCGGGCTGGCGGAGGCAGAAGCCGTCGACCTCACCGTCGTGGGGCCCGAGGCCATCCTCGATCGTGGGACGGCCGATCTCTTCCGCGCCCATGGCCGTCCGATTCTTGGACCGTCGCGCCAGAGTGCGCAGCTCGAGTGCTCGAAGGCATTCGCCAAGAACTTCATGGCCAGGCATGGCGTGCCGACGGCGCGATTCCGCGTCTGCGACTCCGCCGGTGCCGCCCGCGCCACGCTCGCGAGCGGCGAGTTCGGCTACCCGGTCGTGTTGAAGGCGGACGGTCTTGCCGCAGGCAAGGGTGTCGTCGTCGCCATGGCGCGTGAAGAGGCGGATGCGGCGGTGGATGCCGCGATGGTCGAGCGGCAGTTCGGCGACGCTGGCGCGCTCCTGGTGATCGAGGAGTGCCTGGCAGGACCGGAGGTGTCGTTTTTCGTCCTGTGCGACGGCACGCGGGCCGTGCCTCTCGGCACCGCCCAGGATCACAAACGGATCTGGGACGACGACCGGGGGCCGAACACGGGGGGGATGGGCGCGTTTGCGCCGAGCCCGCTCGTGTCGCCTGATCTTGCCGCGACGATCCAGGCGCGGATTGTCGATCCGGTCCTCGAAGGCATGCGCCGCGAAGGCCATCCGTTCATCGGCTTCCTGTATGCGGGGCTGATGCTGACGCCTGCCGGCCCGAAGGTGATCGAGTTCAACGTGCGGTTTGGCGATCCTGAAGCCCAGGTGATTCTGCCGCAGCTTCAGGGACCGCTGGCCTCGACGCTTCTTGCGGCGGCGAATGGCTGCGTGCAGGGTGGCACGCTCGCCCCGTCCGTCGATCGCTTCGTCGGCGTGGTGGTCGCGTCCGGCGGATATCCGGCGAGCGCCGAATCGGGCCAGCCGATTGACGGGTTGCGGCGCGCGGCCGCGGTTCCGGACGCGCTCGTTTTCCATGCCGGCACGCGGCAGATGGACGGCCGAATCGTGACCGCGGGCGGACGGGTCCTGACGGTCGTCGGCCGCGGCGCGACGTTTCGCAGCGCGATGGAGACGGCCTATCGGGCCGTCGGCGAGATCCAGTTCAACGGGATGCAGTTTCGGCGCGACATCGGGCGCAAAGCCGTCGCCGCCGAGTCGGAGGTTCGCGCGTGA
- the purE gene encoding 5-(carboxyamino)imidazole ribonucleotide mutase, producing MGSDSDAPVMSAAADVLTELGIESSMTVASAHRSPARVLRLVDEAHQQGVQVFIVGAGAAAHLAGVVAAHTTLPVVGVPIDSSALKGLDALLSTVQMPPGVPVATVAIGKPGATNAGVLAAQMIALGDPAVAERLRTYKRRLEEKVEQAAQRLDAARR from the coding sequence ATGGGGTCCGACTCGGACGCGCCGGTCATGTCGGCGGCGGCTGATGTCCTGACGGAACTCGGGATCGAATCCAGCATGACGGTCGCCTCGGCGCATCGTTCGCCGGCGCGCGTGCTGCGTCTGGTCGACGAGGCCCATCAGCAGGGCGTGCAGGTGTTCATCGTCGGCGCCGGCGCCGCGGCGCATCTGGCCGGCGTCGTGGCGGCGCACACGACGCTGCCGGTGGTCGGCGTGCCGATCGATTCGTCCGCGCTGAAGGGCCTGGATGCGCTGCTGTCGACCGTGCAGATGCCGCCCGGCGTGCCGGTCGCGACCGTGGCGATTGGCAAGCCGGGGGCGACCAATGCCGGCGTGCTCGCCGCGCAGATGATTGCGCTCGGCGACCCGGCCGTTGCCGAGCGCCTCCGGACGTACAAACGTCGCCTCGAAGAGAAGGTGGAGCAGGCGGCCCAGCGGCTCGATGCGGCGCGGCGCTAA
- the rlmN gene encoding 23S rRNA (adenine(2503)-C(2))-methyltransferase RlmN: MNLAALERLELEAAAVALGGKPFHGRQIFRWIHRRAADDFQAMTDLPAPMRSALAATHCIDRPIVDAEQRSSDGTTKFRLRLNDGRHIEAVYIPDTPRQTFCISTQVGCAMACGFCLTGKMGLVRHLAAGEIVGQVEALARATSLAGASFNVVLMGMGEPLHNYDATMKALRILGDPEGMAVPFRRITLSTVGVVPALERLAKESEIPNLAISLHATTDEQRDQLVPINRRHDLSALIETCRRFPLQARRRITFEYVLLAGVNDSPDDARRLVGLLNGIRAKVNLLPLNEAAGIPFRRPSDDRVNAFARILAGRGVTVSVRKSRGRDIRAACGQLIVEGHRASAGETLAARLATSPR; this comes from the coding sequence ATGAATCTCGCGGCCCTCGAACGATTGGAGCTGGAAGCGGCGGCGGTGGCCCTTGGCGGCAAACCGTTTCACGGCCGCCAGATCTTCCGGTGGATTCACCGCCGTGCCGCGGACGACTTCCAGGCGATGACCGATCTGCCGGCCCCCATGCGATCGGCGCTGGCCGCGACCCACTGCATCGACCGCCCGATCGTGGACGCCGAGCAGCGGTCCAGCGACGGCACCACGAAGTTCAGGCTGCGGTTGAACGACGGTCGCCATATCGAGGCGGTGTACATCCCCGACACACCGCGCCAGACGTTCTGCATCTCGACACAAGTCGGCTGCGCCATGGCCTGCGGATTCTGCCTGACCGGCAAGATGGGCCTGGTTCGCCATCTCGCTGCCGGGGAAATCGTCGGCCAGGTCGAGGCGCTCGCCCGGGCGACGTCGCTGGCGGGCGCGTCGTTCAACGTCGTGCTGATGGGCATGGGCGAGCCGCTGCACAACTACGACGCGACGATGAAGGCGCTGAGAATCCTCGGCGATCCCGAGGGGATGGCCGTGCCCTTCCGGCGGATCACGCTCTCGACCGTCGGGGTCGTGCCCGCGCTCGAGCGGCTGGCGAAGGAATCCGAAATCCCGAATCTCGCCATCTCGCTGCACGCGACGACGGACGAGCAGCGCGATCAGCTCGTCCCGATCAACCGCCGGCACGACCTCTCCGCGCTGATCGAGACCTGCCGCCGCTTCCCGCTGCAGGCCCGCCGCCGGATTACGTTCGAGTACGTCCTGCTCGCCGGCGTGAACGACTCACCCGACGACGCGCGCCGCCTCGTCGGGCTGCTCAACGGCATCAGGGCCAAGGTCAACTTGCTGCCACTCAACGAGGCCGCCGGCATCCCGTTCAGGCGGCCGTCCGACGATCGGGTCAACGCGTTTGCGAGGATCCTCGCCGGCCGCGGCGTCACGGTCTCGGTCCGGAAGAGCCGCGGGCGTGACATCAGGGCCGCGTGCGGTCAACTCATCGTGGAAGGTCACCGCGCGTCGGCCGGCGAGACGCTGGCGGCGCGGCTGGCGACGTCGCCGCGTTAG
- a CDS encoding insulinase family protein, whose amino-acid sequence MVTAETLPNGLRLTTEAMPHVRSVSVGVWLTRGSRHESDVESGMAHFVEHMLFKGTTSRSAQVIAQTIDSIGGQMDAFTSKEYAGYYIKVLDEHLPLAIDLLSDLVMRPAFASDDVAREQSVILEEIKMVEDAPDDLVHEVFAQQFWSRHPLGRPILGTPETVESFDSTRLRDYFGRTYVAPNLVVAAAGHFEHAALRTLVEDAFAQVPAGGPRLGDTPPAVTPGVVVRHKEIEQSHICLGTPSYEQAHRDRHALYVLNTILGGSMSSRLFQHVREDRGLAYSVFSNLTSYSDAGAITVYAGCATEKVGEVVDLTLAELRLLRQDPVPAEELQRAKDHLKGSLMLSLENTSSRMSQLARHEIYFGRHFSLDELLAAIDDVSRDDVRRVAADLFREGEVMATVVGPRDAGLTLDRLQGLG is encoded by the coding sequence ATGGTGACCGCCGAGACGTTGCCGAATGGCCTGCGTTTGACGACGGAGGCCATGCCTCACGTCCGTTCGGTGAGCGTCGGCGTCTGGCTCACGCGTGGATCGCGCCACGAGTCGGACGTCGAGAGCGGCATGGCGCACTTCGTCGAGCACATGCTCTTCAAGGGCACGACCAGCCGGTCCGCCCAGGTCATCGCTCAGACGATCGATTCGATCGGCGGCCAGATGGACGCGTTCACGTCCAAGGAGTACGCCGGCTACTACATCAAGGTGCTCGACGAGCATCTGCCGCTCGCCATCGACCTGCTCAGCGACCTCGTGATGCGGCCCGCCTTTGCGTCCGACGACGTGGCGCGCGAGCAGAGCGTCATCTTGGAAGAGATCAAGATGGTGGAGGACGCGCCGGACGATCTCGTTCACGAGGTGTTCGCGCAGCAGTTCTGGTCGCGTCACCCGCTCGGCCGGCCCATCCTCGGCACGCCCGAGACCGTGGAGTCGTTCGACTCGACGCGATTGCGAGACTACTTCGGGCGAACCTACGTGGCGCCGAACCTGGTCGTCGCCGCCGCGGGGCACTTCGAGCACGCCGCGCTCCGCACGCTGGTCGAAGACGCGTTTGCCCAGGTACCAGCCGGCGGGCCTCGGCTGGGTGACACGCCGCCTGCCGTCACGCCCGGCGTCGTCGTCAGGCACAAGGAAATCGAGCAGAGCCACATCTGTCTGGGCACGCCCTCGTATGAACAGGCACATCGCGATCGGCATGCGTTGTACGTGCTGAACACGATTCTCGGCGGCTCGATGAGCTCGCGGCTGTTTCAGCACGTCCGCGAGGATCGCGGGCTCGCGTATTCGGTCTTCAGCAACCTCACGAGCTACAGCGATGCGGGCGCGATCACCGTGTACGCCGGGTGCGCGACCGAGAAGGTCGGCGAAGTGGTCGATCTGACGCTGGCGGAACTACGGCTCCTTCGACAGGATCCGGTCCCGGCCGAGGAGCTGCAGCGGGCGAAGGATCACTTGAAGGGCAGCCTCATGTTGAGCCTGGAGAATACGTCCAGCCGGATGTCCCAGCTTGCGCGGCACGAGATCTACTTCGGCAGGCACTTCTCGCTCGACGAACTGCTCGCGGCGATCGATGACGTCTCGCGTGATGACGTGCGGCGGGTGGCGGCGGATCTCTTCCGTGAAGGCGAGGTCATGGCGACGGTCGTTGGACCGCGCGACGCCGGTCTCACGCTCGACCGGCTGCAGGGGCTGGGATGA